A single genomic interval of Orcinus orca chromosome 19, mOrcOrc1.1, whole genome shotgun sequence harbors:
- the RNFT1 gene encoding E3 ubiquitin-protein ligase RNFT1 isoform X4 codes for MQANCSQLHSPSGAAGSEDASASQCVQTRLTAEASCLYSGDVHIQINSMPKECAENPSSRNVRSGVHGCTHGCVHSRLRSHSHNEARQPDDTEMESGDRGSSSFSEFRYLFKWLQKGLPYILILGVKLVMQHITGISLGIGLLTTFIYANKSIVNQVFLRERCSKIQCAWLLVFLAGSSVLLYYTFHSQSLYYSLIFFNPTLDYSSFWDVLWIVGITDFILKFLFMGLKCLILLVPSFIMPFKSKGYWYMVLEELCQYYRTFVPVPVWFRYLISYGEFGNVTGWSLGILLALLYLILKLLVFFGHLRTFRRVLRIFFTRPSHGVAASKRQCSDVDDICSICQAEFQKPILLTCQALVKSVFQKTQVCLLEIDTCDLEMLWGTTNS; via the exons ATGCAAGCCAACTGTAGCCAACTGCACAGCCCTTCAGGAGCTGCAGGCAGTGAGGATGCCTCAGCCTCCCAGTGTGTCCAAACAAGATTGACAGCAGAAGCTTCCTGTCTTTATTCTGGAGATGTTCATATTCAGATAAACTCCATGCCTAAAGAATGTGCTGAAAATCCAAGCTCCAGAAATGTAAGGTCAGGTGTCCACGGCTGTACCCATGGATGTGTACACAGTCGCTTACGGAGTCACTCCCACAATGAAGCAAGGCAACCTGATGATACCGAGATGGAGTCTGGAGATCGTGGTAGTAGCTCCTTCTCAGAATTCCGATATCTCTTCAAGTGGTTGCAAAAAGGTCTTCCATATATTTTGATTCTGGGTGTCAAACTTGTTATGCAGCATATAACAG GAATTTCTCTTGGAATTGGGCTGCTTACAACTTTTATATATGCAAACAAAAGCATTGTAAATCAGGTTTTTCTAAGA gaaaggtgctcaaaGATTCAGTGTGCTTGGTTACTGGTATTCTTAGCAGGATCTTCTGTTCTTTTATATTACACCTTTCATTCTCAGTCACTTTATTACAG cttaattttttttaatcctacttTGGACTATTCGAGCTTCTGGGACGTACTTTGGATCGTTGGAATTACAGACTTCATTCTGAAATTCCTCTTCATGGGCTTAAAATGCCTTATTTTATTGGTGCCTTCTTTCATCATGCCTTTTAAATCCAAG ggTTATTGGTATATGGTTTTAGAAGAATTATGTCAGTATTACCGAACTTTTGTCCCCGTACCAGTTTGGTTTCGTTACCTTATAAGCTATGGGGAGTTTGGTAATGTAACTGGATGGAGTCTTGGGATATTGCTGGCTTTACTCTACCTCATACTAAAA cttctggtCTTTTTTGGACATCTGAGAACTTTCAGACgggttttaagaatattttttacaCGACCA AGTCACGGAGTGGCTGCCAGCAAGAGACAGTGTTCAGATGTGGATGATATTTGTTCCATATGTCAAGCTGAATTTCAAAAGCCAATTCTTCTCACCTGTCAG GCTCTTGTGAAATCTGTTTTTCAGAAAACTCAAGTGTGTTTGCTGGAAATAGATACCTGTGATCTTGAAATGCTATGGGGTACCACAAATTCCTAG
- the RNFT1 gene encoding E3 ubiquitin-protein ligase RNFT1 isoform X5: MQANCSQLHSPSGAAGSEDASASQCVQTRLTAEASCLYSGDVHIQINSMPKECAENPSSRNVRSGVHGCTHGCVHSRLRSHSHNEARQPDDTEMESGDRGSSSFSEFRYLFKWLQKGLPYILILGVKLVMQHITGISLGIGLLTTFIYANKSIVNQVFLRERCSKIQCAWLLVFLAGSSVLLYYTFHSQSLYYSLIFFNPTLDYSSFWDVLWIVGITDFILKFLFMGLKCLILLVPSFIMPFKSKGYWYMVLEELCQYYRTFVPVPVWFRYLISYGEFGNVTGWSLGILLALLYLILKLLVFFGHLRTFRRVLRIFFTRPSHGVAASKRQCSDVDDICSICQAEFQKPILLTCQGIRVQSLVRELRSHMLSGN; this comes from the exons ATGCAAGCCAACTGTAGCCAACTGCACAGCCCTTCAGGAGCTGCAGGCAGTGAGGATGCCTCAGCCTCCCAGTGTGTCCAAACAAGATTGACAGCAGAAGCTTCCTGTCTTTATTCTGGAGATGTTCATATTCAGATAAACTCCATGCCTAAAGAATGTGCTGAAAATCCAAGCTCCAGAAATGTAAGGTCAGGTGTCCACGGCTGTACCCATGGATGTGTACACAGTCGCTTACGGAGTCACTCCCACAATGAAGCAAGGCAACCTGATGATACCGAGATGGAGTCTGGAGATCGTGGTAGTAGCTCCTTCTCAGAATTCCGATATCTCTTCAAGTGGTTGCAAAAAGGTCTTCCATATATTTTGATTCTGGGTGTCAAACTTGTTATGCAGCATATAACAG GAATTTCTCTTGGAATTGGGCTGCTTACAACTTTTATATATGCAAACAAAAGCATTGTAAATCAGGTTTTTCTAAGA gaaaggtgctcaaaGATTCAGTGTGCTTGGTTACTGGTATTCTTAGCAGGATCTTCTGTTCTTTTATATTACACCTTTCATTCTCAGTCACTTTATTACAG cttaattttttttaatcctacttTGGACTATTCGAGCTTCTGGGACGTACTTTGGATCGTTGGAATTACAGACTTCATTCTGAAATTCCTCTTCATGGGCTTAAAATGCCTTATTTTATTGGTGCCTTCTTTCATCATGCCTTTTAAATCCAAG ggTTATTGGTATATGGTTTTAGAAGAATTATGTCAGTATTACCGAACTTTTGTCCCCGTACCAGTTTGGTTTCGTTACCTTATAAGCTATGGGGAGTTTGGTAATGTAACTGGATGGAGTCTTGGGATATTGCTGGCTTTACTCTACCTCATACTAAAA cttctggtCTTTTTTGGACATCTGAGAACTTTCAGACgggttttaagaatattttttacaCGACCA AGTCACGGAGTGGCTGCCAGCAAGAGACAGTGTTCAGATGTGGATGATATTTGTTCCATATGTCAAGCTGAATTTCAAAAGCCAATTCTTCTCACCTGTCAG gggataagggttcaatccctggtcagggaactaagatcccacatgctgtcgggcaactaa
- the RNFT1 gene encoding E3 ubiquitin-protein ligase RNFT1 isoform X3 codes for MQANCSQLHSPSGAAGSEDASASQCVQTRLTAEASCLYSGDVHIQINSMPKECAENPSSRNVRSGVHGCTHGCVHSRLRSHSHNEARQPDDTEMESGDRGSSSFSEFRYLFKWLQKGLPYILILGVKLVMQHITGISLGIGLLTTFIYANKSIVNQVFLRERCSKIQCAWLLVFLAGSSVLLYYTFHSQSLYYSLIFFNPTLDYSSFWDVLWIVGITDFILKFLFMGLKCLILLVPSFIMPFKSKGYWYMVLEELCQYYRTFVPVPVWFRYLISYGEFGNVTGWSLGILLALLYLILKLLVFFGHLRTFRRVLRIFFTRPSHGVAASKRQCSDVDDICSICQAEFQKPILLTCQALNKKAEPTEGVSSPQEPKVPGKRDESMELSTRCPGNYI; via the exons ATGCAAGCCAACTGTAGCCAACTGCACAGCCCTTCAGGAGCTGCAGGCAGTGAGGATGCCTCAGCCTCCCAGTGTGTCCAAACAAGATTGACAGCAGAAGCTTCCTGTCTTTATTCTGGAGATGTTCATATTCAGATAAACTCCATGCCTAAAGAATGTGCTGAAAATCCAAGCTCCAGAAATGTAAGGTCAGGTGTCCACGGCTGTACCCATGGATGTGTACACAGTCGCTTACGGAGTCACTCCCACAATGAAGCAAGGCAACCTGATGATACCGAGATGGAGTCTGGAGATCGTGGTAGTAGCTCCTTCTCAGAATTCCGATATCTCTTCAAGTGGTTGCAAAAAGGTCTTCCATATATTTTGATTCTGGGTGTCAAACTTGTTATGCAGCATATAACAG GAATTTCTCTTGGAATTGGGCTGCTTACAACTTTTATATATGCAAACAAAAGCATTGTAAATCAGGTTTTTCTAAGA gaaaggtgctcaaaGATTCAGTGTGCTTGGTTACTGGTATTCTTAGCAGGATCTTCTGTTCTTTTATATTACACCTTTCATTCTCAGTCACTTTATTACAG cttaattttttttaatcctacttTGGACTATTCGAGCTTCTGGGACGTACTTTGGATCGTTGGAATTACAGACTTCATTCTGAAATTCCTCTTCATGGGCTTAAAATGCCTTATTTTATTGGTGCCTTCTTTCATCATGCCTTTTAAATCCAAG ggTTATTGGTATATGGTTTTAGAAGAATTATGTCAGTATTACCGAACTTTTGTCCCCGTACCAGTTTGGTTTCGTTACCTTATAAGCTATGGGGAGTTTGGTAATGTAACTGGATGGAGTCTTGGGATATTGCTGGCTTTACTCTACCTCATACTAAAA cttctggtCTTTTTTGGACATCTGAGAACTTTCAGACgggttttaagaatattttttacaCGACCA AGTCACGGAGTGGCTGCCAGCAAGAGACAGTGTTCAGATGTGGATGATATTTGTTCCATATGTCAAGCTGAATTTCAAAAGCCAATTCTTCTCACCTGTCAG GCTCTTAACAAGAAAGCAGAACCAACAGAAGGAGTCTCTAGCCCACAGGAGCCCAAAGTCCCAGGGAAGAGAGATGAGTCAATGGAGCTAAGCACAAGGTGCCCTGGGAACTACATCTGA
- the RNFT1 gene encoding E3 ubiquitin-protein ligase RNFT1 isoform X1, whose protein sequence is MQANCSQLHSPSGAAGSEDASASQCVQTRLTAEASCLYSGDVHIQINSMPKECAENPSSRNVRSGVHGCTHGCVHSRLRSHSHNEARQPDDTEMESGDRGSSSFSEFRYLFKWLQKGLPYILILGVKLVMQHITGISLGIGLLTTFIYANKSIVNQVFLRERCSKIQCAWLLVFLAGSSVLLYYTFHSQSLYYSLIFFNPTLDYSSFWDVLWIVGITDFILKFLFMGLKCLILLVPSFIMPFKSKGYWYMVLEELCQYYRTFVPVPVWFRYLISYGEFGNVTGWSLGILLALLYLILKLLVFFGHLRTFRRVLRIFFTRPSHGVAASKRQCSDVDDICSICQAEFQKPILLTCQHIFCEECITLWFNREKTCPLCRTVISDHINKWQDGATSSHLQIY, encoded by the exons ATGCAAGCCAACTGTAGCCAACTGCACAGCCCTTCAGGAGCTGCAGGCAGTGAGGATGCCTCAGCCTCCCAGTGTGTCCAAACAAGATTGACAGCAGAAGCTTCCTGTCTTTATTCTGGAGATGTTCATATTCAGATAAACTCCATGCCTAAAGAATGTGCTGAAAATCCAAGCTCCAGAAATGTAAGGTCAGGTGTCCACGGCTGTACCCATGGATGTGTACACAGTCGCTTACGGAGTCACTCCCACAATGAAGCAAGGCAACCTGATGATACCGAGATGGAGTCTGGAGATCGTGGTAGTAGCTCCTTCTCAGAATTCCGATATCTCTTCAAGTGGTTGCAAAAAGGTCTTCCATATATTTTGATTCTGGGTGTCAAACTTGTTATGCAGCATATAACAG GAATTTCTCTTGGAATTGGGCTGCTTACAACTTTTATATATGCAAACAAAAGCATTGTAAATCAGGTTTTTCTAAGA gaaaggtgctcaaaGATTCAGTGTGCTTGGTTACTGGTATTCTTAGCAGGATCTTCTGTTCTTTTATATTACACCTTTCATTCTCAGTCACTTTATTACAG cttaattttttttaatcctacttTGGACTATTCGAGCTTCTGGGACGTACTTTGGATCGTTGGAATTACAGACTTCATTCTGAAATTCCTCTTCATGGGCTTAAAATGCCTTATTTTATTGGTGCCTTCTTTCATCATGCCTTTTAAATCCAAG ggTTATTGGTATATGGTTTTAGAAGAATTATGTCAGTATTACCGAACTTTTGTCCCCGTACCAGTTTGGTTTCGTTACCTTATAAGCTATGGGGAGTTTGGTAATGTAACTGGATGGAGTCTTGGGATATTGCTGGCTTTACTCTACCTCATACTAAAA cttctggtCTTTTTTGGACATCTGAGAACTTTCAGACgggttttaagaatattttttacaCGACCA AGTCACGGAGTGGCTGCCAGCAAGAGACAGTGTTCAGATGTGGATGATATTTGTTCCATATGTCAAGCTGAATTTCAAAAGCCAATTCTTCTCACCTGTCAG CATATATTTTGTGAAGAGTGCATTACCTTATggtttaacagagagaaaacatgtCCGCTGTGCAGAACTGTGATTTCAGACCATATAAACAAATGGCAAGACGGAGCCACTTCATCACACCTTCAAATATATTAA
- the RNFT1 gene encoding E3 ubiquitin-protein ligase RNFT1 isoform X2 produces the protein MQANCSQLHSPSGAAGSEDASASQCVQTRLTAEASCLYSGDVHIQINSMPKECAENPSSRNVRSGVHGCTHGCVHSRLRSHSHNEARQPDDTEMESGDRGSSSFSEFRYLFKWLQKGLPYILILGVKLVMQHITGISLGIGLLTTFIYANKSIVNQVFLRERCSKIQCAWLLVFLAGSSVLLYYTFHSQSLYYSLIFFNPTLDYSSFWDVLWIVGITDFILKFLFMGLKCLILLVPSFIMPFKSKGYWYMVLEELCQYYRTFVPVPVWFRYLISYGEFGNVTGWSLGILLALLYLILKLLVFFGHLRTFRRVLRIFFTRPSHGVAASKRQCSDVDDICSICQAEFQKPILLTCQSLRATNYRALALWNPRATTTEPTCPGTRAPQLEKRKPARHS, from the exons ATGCAAGCCAACTGTAGCCAACTGCACAGCCCTTCAGGAGCTGCAGGCAGTGAGGATGCCTCAGCCTCCCAGTGTGTCCAAACAAGATTGACAGCAGAAGCTTCCTGTCTTTATTCTGGAGATGTTCATATTCAGATAAACTCCATGCCTAAAGAATGTGCTGAAAATCCAAGCTCCAGAAATGTAAGGTCAGGTGTCCACGGCTGTACCCATGGATGTGTACACAGTCGCTTACGGAGTCACTCCCACAATGAAGCAAGGCAACCTGATGATACCGAGATGGAGTCTGGAGATCGTGGTAGTAGCTCCTTCTCAGAATTCCGATATCTCTTCAAGTGGTTGCAAAAAGGTCTTCCATATATTTTGATTCTGGGTGTCAAACTTGTTATGCAGCATATAACAG GAATTTCTCTTGGAATTGGGCTGCTTACAACTTTTATATATGCAAACAAAAGCATTGTAAATCAGGTTTTTCTAAGA gaaaggtgctcaaaGATTCAGTGTGCTTGGTTACTGGTATTCTTAGCAGGATCTTCTGTTCTTTTATATTACACCTTTCATTCTCAGTCACTTTATTACAG cttaattttttttaatcctacttTGGACTATTCGAGCTTCTGGGACGTACTTTGGATCGTTGGAATTACAGACTTCATTCTGAAATTCCTCTTCATGGGCTTAAAATGCCTTATTTTATTGGTGCCTTCTTTCATCATGCCTTTTAAATCCAAG ggTTATTGGTATATGGTTTTAGAAGAATTATGTCAGTATTACCGAACTTTTGTCCCCGTACCAGTTTGGTTTCGTTACCTTATAAGCTATGGGGAGTTTGGTAATGTAACTGGATGGAGTCTTGGGATATTGCTGGCTTTACTCTACCTCATACTAAAA cttctggtCTTTTTTGGACATCTGAGAACTTTCAGACgggttttaagaatattttttacaCGACCA AGTCACGGAGTGGCTGCCAGCAAGAGACAGTGTTCAGATGTGGATGATATTTGTTCCATATGTCAAGCTGAATTTCAAAAGCCAATTCTTCTCACCTGTCAG agcctgcgtgccacaaactacagagcccttgcactctggaacccacgcgccacaactacagagcccacgtgccctggaacccgcgcaccacaactagagaagagaaaacccgcacgccacagctag